A part of Arthrobacter dokdonellae genomic DNA contains:
- the trmD gene encoding tRNA (guanosine(37)-N1)-methyltransferase TrmD encodes MRLDVVSIFPEYLAPLELSLIGKARTEGLLELAVHDLRGYTQDRHRTVDDTPYGGGAGMVMKPEPWAQALEDIAASSPASEGARPTLIVPSPAGEVFNQALAYELAEEEHLVFACGRYEGIDERVLEWATDRYTVRPVSLGDYVLNGGEVAVLAMVEAIGRLIPGVVGNPESLVEESHSDGLLEYPVYTKPSSWRGRDVPEVLLSGNHGKIAKFRRENQLRRTAARRPDLLDKLDVSNFSKTERNVLWELGYAVEQGRAVRRTGE; translated from the coding sequence ATGCGCTTGGACGTGGTCAGCATCTTCCCCGAGTACCTGGCGCCGCTGGAACTGAGCCTCATCGGCAAGGCCCGCACCGAGGGCCTGCTGGAACTGGCCGTCCACGATCTGCGCGGCTACACGCAGGACCGCCACCGGACCGTGGACGACACCCCGTACGGCGGCGGAGCCGGCATGGTCATGAAGCCCGAGCCGTGGGCGCAGGCCCTGGAAGACATCGCCGCCTCCAGCCCCGCGTCCGAGGGCGCGCGGCCCACCCTGATCGTCCCGTCGCCCGCGGGCGAGGTGTTCAACCAGGCCCTCGCCTACGAGCTGGCCGAGGAGGAGCATCTCGTGTTCGCGTGCGGCCGCTACGAAGGCATTGACGAACGCGTCCTGGAATGGGCCACCGACAGGTACACCGTCCGGCCCGTCAGCCTCGGCGACTACGTCCTGAACGGCGGCGAAGTCGCCGTGCTGGCCATGGTGGAGGCCATCGGCCGCCTCATCCCGGGCGTCGTGGGGAACCCCGAATCGCTCGTTGAAGAATCGCATTCCGACGGACTGCTGGAATACCCCGTCTACACGAAGCCTTCAAGTTGGCGCGGCCGGGACGTCCCCGAGGTGCTGCTCAGCGGCAACCACGGCAAGATCGCCAAGTTCCGCAGGGAAAACCAGCTGCGCCGCACGGCCGCCCGCCGCCCCGACCTGCTGGACAAGCTGGACGTCTCCAACTTCAGCAAGACCGAACGCAACGTGCTCTGGGAACTCGGGTACGCCGTCGAACAGGGCAGGGCGGTGCGCCGGACCGGGGAGTAA
- the rimM gene encoding ribosome maturation factor RimM (Essential for efficient processing of 16S rRNA), with protein MQVQVARIGKPHGIRGEVTVLVLTDAPDSRFSVGTEFAAEPAKIGTLTVRSSRWNKDILLLGFEGVDTRNDAELLRGTTLFFESDEDTDDDAWYEHELLNLEVRVGARTVGKVTGLRTLPVQDLLIVEDNDGDEVLVPFVDEIVPEVNIEEGYVLLTPPAGLFTVNKEASENDESGEAAETEGQQD; from the coding sequence ATGCAGGTTCAGGTTGCCCGGATCGGCAAGCCACACGGCATTCGCGGCGAAGTGACAGTGCTTGTCCTCACAGACGCCCCCGATTCCCGGTTTTCCGTCGGAACTGAATTTGCCGCCGAGCCCGCGAAAATCGGCACGCTCACGGTGCGCAGTTCGCGCTGGAACAAGGACATCCTGCTCCTTGGCTTTGAGGGCGTGGACACCCGCAACGACGCGGAACTGTTGCGCGGCACGACCTTGTTCTTCGAATCCGACGAAGACACGGACGACGACGCCTGGTACGAACACGAACTGCTGAACCTTGAGGTCAGGGTCGGCGCCCGGACCGTTGGCAAGGTCACGGGCCTGCGCACGCTGCCCGTCCAGGACCTGCTGATCGTCGAGGACAACGACGGCGACGAAGTCCTGGTCCCGTTCGTGGACGAGATCGTCCCCGAGGTGAACATTGAAGAGGGCTACGTCCTCCTCACACCCCCGGCGGGCCTGTTCACGGTGAACAAGGAGGCCTCAGAAAACGATGAATCCGGCGAGGCCGCTGAAACGGAAGGCCAGCAGGACTGA
- a CDS encoding RNA-binding protein gives MLAEALEHLVRGIVDSPDDVKVGLNNNRRGESLEVRVHQDDLGRVIGRQGRTARALRTVVAALAHGEPVRVDVVDTDRRR, from the coding sequence TTGTTGGCTGAAGCGCTGGAGCACTTGGTCCGTGGGATAGTTGACTCTCCCGACGACGTCAAGGTGGGCCTCAACAACAACCGCCGCGGGGAATCCCTCGAGGTGCGCGTTCACCAGGATGATCTGGGCCGGGTCATCGGCCGCCAGGGACGCACCGCCCGCGCGCTGCGCACCGTGGTGGCAGCCCTGGCCCACGGCGAGCCGGTCCGGGTTGACGTAGTCGACACCGACCGCCGCCGGTAA
- the rpsP gene encoding 30S ribosomal protein S16: protein MAVKIRLKRFGKMRAPYYRIVVMDSHAKRDGRAIEEIGKYHPTEQPSFIEVKSDRAQYWLGVGAQPSEPVAKILKITGDWQKFKGIKGAEGTLKTKEAKAPFVAPEAKNLVVKEAITKKAAKADEAEAAESTEAE, encoded by the coding sequence GTGGCCGTAAAGATTCGCCTTAAGCGCTTCGGCAAGATGCGCGCACCGTACTACCGCATCGTCGTCATGGACTCTCACGCGAAGCGTGACGGCCGTGCCATCGAGGAAATCGGCAAGTACCACCCCACCGAGCAGCCTTCCTTCATCGAAGTGAAGTCTGACCGTGCCCAGTACTGGCTCGGCGTTGGCGCCCAGCCGTCGGAGCCTGTCGCCAAGATCCTGAAGATCACCGGTGACTGGCAGAAGTTCAAGGGCATCAAGGGCGCCGAAGGCACCTTGAAGACGAAGGAAGCCAAGGCTCCCTTTGTCGCTCCCGAAGCCAAAAACCTTGTTGTCAAGGAAGCCATCACCAAGAAGGCCGCCAAGGCTGACGAGGCTGAGGCTGCCGAGAGCACCGAGGCAGAGTAG
- a CDS encoding VOC family protein: MTSQQDLLSPGLQMGTVMLKVGDMSLMGDYYHKALGLDVVAEADGGQYLGRGTTPLVHLQPAGGLHVPGRGEAGLFHTALLFEDQAALAATVASAAHHNPQLFVGSADHLVSEAFYFTDPEGNGIELYWDRPRDAWTWSGGTVQMDSLALPPQQYLQRHLTEESVAAQRDAAAGVGHVHLQVGDVQTAEKFYVDTLGFERTAGWHGQALFVSAGGYHHHMAMNVWNSRGAGPRKDTLGLGEVLIKLPGQDDVGALAERLGHHGIAVANTGAEILFDDPWKNRIRVSVETAPAAAQR; the protein is encoded by the coding sequence ATGACCAGCCAGCAAGACCTTTTGTCCCCCGGCCTGCAAATGGGCACTGTGATGCTCAAGGTGGGGGACATGTCCCTGATGGGCGACTACTACCACAAGGCGCTCGGACTTGACGTCGTCGCCGAGGCCGACGGCGGCCAGTACCTGGGCCGCGGCACCACGCCGCTGGTCCACCTGCAGCCGGCCGGAGGCCTCCACGTCCCCGGCCGCGGCGAGGCCGGACTGTTCCACACCGCCCTGCTTTTTGAGGACCAGGCAGCCCTCGCCGCCACCGTGGCCAGCGCCGCCCACCACAATCCGCAGCTGTTCGTCGGAAGCGCCGACCACCTGGTCTCGGAGGCGTTCTACTTCACCGACCCCGAGGGCAACGGCATTGAACTGTACTGGGACCGGCCGCGGGACGCCTGGACCTGGAGCGGCGGCACCGTTCAGATGGACAGCCTGGCCCTGCCGCCGCAGCAATACCTCCAGCGGCACCTGACCGAAGAATCGGTGGCCGCGCAGCGGGACGCAGCGGCCGGCGTCGGACATGTCCACTTGCAGGTGGGGGACGTCCAGACAGCCGAAAAATTCTACGTGGACACGCTCGGCTTCGAACGCACGGCGGGGTGGCACGGCCAGGCGCTGTTCGTCTCCGCGGGCGGCTACCACCATCACATGGCCATGAACGTGTGGAACAGCCGCGGAGCCGGGCCCCGCAAGGACACCTTGGGCCTCGGCGAAGTCCTGATCAAGCTCCCCGGCCAGGACGACGTCGGTGCGCTCGCCGAGCGCCTTGGCCACCATGGCATTGCCGTCGCCAACACCGGCGCCGAGATCCTCTTCGATGACCCGTGGAAGAACCGGATCCGGGTTAGTGTGGAGACTGCACCCGCCGCGGCCCAGCGCTGA
- a CDS encoding HD domain-containing phosphohydrolase: protein MSPRPPAAAGRAEVLAALSLAIDLGLGQPMEHMLRAMLLGMRMAEQLGIGQEARGRIYYASLLAWIGCHADSFELAARFGDDIGFRADYYLIDAQGLPMLSLMLRRTGTELPPLRRAARRSRFVATANTAVRDLIRSHCVSAGQLATRVGLDPGLPAILGHAFERWDGKGLPAGRSGVEIPLEMRIAQLADTAEVFLRTAGAEAAVAMVRQRRGTQFDPELADLFCGHGAELTAGLLDGDPWPAALAAAPRDAALSEADMDAVLAAMGDFADLKSPWTAGHSRAVAFHAAAAAAECGLPDVDVGLLRRAGWVHDLGRMGVSNAIWDKEAELSSMERERLHMYPFLSERILGRVPGLRRVAALAGAHHERLDGSGYPRGLTGAELDAGQRILAAADYYQTSLEPRPHRPAAAPQEAGERLHAEVVTGRLDGRAVDAVLAAAGRGDPRRRSGPAGLTARELEVLALVCQGKNNRDIAAALFIAPKTARNHVEHIYEKTGSANRVSATIFALDHGLWDRSANRTESRE from the coding sequence ATGTCTCCGCGGCCTCCGGCAGCGGCCGGACGCGCCGAAGTCCTGGCAGCCCTGTCCCTGGCCATCGACTTGGGACTCGGCCAGCCCATGGAGCACATGTTGCGGGCCATGCTGCTGGGGATGCGGATGGCCGAACAACTCGGAATCGGGCAGGAAGCACGGGGACGGATCTACTACGCCAGCCTTCTGGCCTGGATTGGCTGCCACGCCGACTCCTTTGAGCTGGCGGCGCGCTTTGGGGACGACATCGGTTTCCGCGCCGACTATTACCTGATCGACGCACAGGGGCTTCCCATGCTGTCGCTCATGCTTCGCCGCACGGGCACGGAACTGCCGCCGCTGCGGCGTGCGGCCCGGCGGTCCCGGTTCGTGGCCACGGCGAACACGGCGGTCAGGGATTTGATCCGTTCCCACTGCGTGTCCGCCGGCCAGCTGGCGACCAGGGTGGGGCTGGACCCGGGCCTGCCGGCCATCCTGGGCCACGCCTTTGAACGCTGGGACGGCAAGGGGCTTCCGGCGGGGAGGTCCGGCGTCGAAATTCCCCTGGAAATGCGCATAGCCCAGCTGGCCGACACGGCCGAGGTCTTCCTGCGGACCGCCGGCGCCGAGGCTGCCGTGGCCATGGTCAGGCAACGTCGCGGCACCCAGTTCGACCCGGAGCTGGCGGACTTGTTTTGCGGGCACGGTGCGGAGCTGACGGCGGGGCTGCTGGACGGCGATCCGTGGCCGGCCGCGCTCGCAGCGGCACCGCGCGACGCGGCCCTGTCGGAGGCCGACATGGATGCGGTCCTGGCCGCCATGGGAGACTTTGCCGACCTGAAATCCCCGTGGACGGCGGGACACTCCCGGGCCGTGGCCTTCCATGCTGCGGCCGCCGCCGCTGAATGCGGGCTCCCCGACGTCGACGTGGGTCTGCTGCGCCGCGCCGGCTGGGTCCACGATCTGGGCCGGATGGGCGTTTCCAACGCGATCTGGGACAAAGAAGCGGAACTGTCGTCGATGGAGCGCGAGCGGCTGCACATGTACCCGTTCCTCAGCGAGCGCATCCTGGGCCGGGTGCCGGGCCTGCGGCGGGTGGCCGCGCTGGCCGGTGCGCATCACGAACGACTTGACGGGTCCGGCTACCCGCGAGGGCTCACGGGCGCGGAGCTGGATGCGGGCCAGCGCATCCTTGCCGCGGCCGACTACTACCAGACCAGCCTGGAGCCGCGTCCGCACCGTCCGGCCGCCGCGCCGCAGGAGGCCGGTGAGCGGCTGCACGCCGAAGTGGTCACAGGCCGGCTGGATGGGCGTGCCGTTGATGCGGTCCTTGCCGCCGCGGGCCGCGGCGATCCCCGGCGGCGCAGCGGACCCGCCGGGCTGACGGCCAGGGAACTGGAGGTGCTGGCGCTGGTGTGCCAGGGGAAGAACAACCGGGACATCGCCGCCGCGTTGTTCATCGCGCCAAAGACCGCACGCAACCATGTGGAGCACATCTACGAAAAGACCGGGTCCGCCAACCGCGTCTCGGCCACCATCTTCGCCTTGGACCACGGACTGTGGGACCGGTCGGCAAACAGAACGGAATCCCGGGAATAA
- a CDS encoding carboxymuconolactone decarboxylase family protein, whose translation MSIIETTPESTAAGPVARIYADDLQALGYVPSHTRAMAVNPEALAAWRALQAAIAGSLGVRRYELVTLAAARGLGSTACLLAHGKKALNFMTEDELIRVAHDYRTAGLPREEVAMMDFAVKLSTSSATMDDGDSQSLRDAGFSDREIVDIALAAAARNYFSRALQALAVDVDVPPGLGRELQDALLAPLRGSADHPAGAPAPAPVPDD comes from the coding sequence ATGAGCATCATTGAAACCACCCCGGAATCGACTGCAGCAGGGCCTGTCGCGCGGATTTACGCCGACGACCTCCAGGCCCTCGGCTACGTCCCCAGCCACACGAGGGCCATGGCAGTGAACCCCGAAGCCCTCGCCGCCTGGCGGGCGCTGCAGGCCGCCATCGCCGGTTCGCTGGGAGTGCGCCGCTACGAGCTGGTGACGCTGGCAGCGGCGCGCGGCCTCGGCTCAACGGCCTGCCTGCTCGCGCACGGCAAGAAGGCGCTGAACTTCATGACGGAGGACGAACTCATCCGAGTTGCCCACGACTACCGCACGGCCGGCCTGCCCCGGGAAGAGGTGGCCATGATGGACTTTGCCGTCAAGCTGAGCACCAGTTCCGCCACCATGGACGACGGCGATTCCCAGTCCCTGCGCGATGCCGGCTTCAGCGACAGGGAGATCGTGGACATCGCCTTGGCAGCCGCGGCCCGCAACTATTTCAGCAGGGCGCTGCAGGCGCTGGCCGTGGACGTCGATGTTCCGCCCGGGCTGGGACGCGAACTGCAGGACGCCCTGCTGGCACCCCTCCGCGGATCGGCGGATCACCCCGCCGGCGCCCCGGCGCCGGCACCGGTTCCAGACGACTGA
- a CDS encoding GNAT family N-acetyltransferase, giving the protein MLEIRPAALSEFSLLPALEADADQAFATLDPPFPFGDFPPPGTAASYAGAFHIMVAGRPPVGFARLEVVDGQAHLGQLAVSPEHARRGIGRALVMAAKAWALEVGFHTMTLCTFADVPFNGPFYASCGFVEMPGGPERPLPPGLAALRRDEVRLGLDALGRRIAMCADLR; this is encoded by the coding sequence ATGCTTGAAATCCGTCCGGCGGCCTTGAGTGAATTCTCACTTTTGCCTGCCCTGGAGGCAGACGCGGACCAGGCGTTTGCCACCCTGGATCCACCGTTCCCCTTCGGCGACTTTCCGCCGCCGGGCACGGCCGCGAGCTATGCCGGCGCTTTCCACATCATGGTTGCCGGCCGCCCGCCCGTAGGGTTCGCCCGCCTGGAAGTCGTCGACGGGCAGGCCCATTTGGGCCAGCTGGCCGTCAGCCCCGAGCACGCACGGCGGGGGATCGGCCGGGCGCTTGTCATGGCGGCCAAGGCGTGGGCGCTGGAGGTCGGCTTTCACACGATGACGCTGTGCACCTTCGCCGACGTGCCCTTCAACGGACCGTTTTACGCCAGCTGCGGCTTTGTTGAAATGCCCGGAGGGCCGGAACGGCCGCTGCCGCCTGGGTTGGCAGCCCTGCGCCGCGACGAAGTGCGCCTGGGCCTCGACGCCCTGGGACGCCGCATCGCCATGTGCGCAGACCTTCGGTGA